The proteins below come from a single Drosophila kikkawai strain 14028-0561.14 chromosome 3R, DkikHiC1v2, whole genome shotgun sequence genomic window:
- the Cad99C gene encoding cadherin-99C, whose translation MAARNLTPQQGLGFFGLLILLCSAVLGKSQMCEVETGQTNIILDIEESRENFIGQPTNPPELPIFGDPETEIALNLVFPKGQPTFRLNGKRLQLLEPLDRDEENLSHIVFQVSCTIRSTNKKRNIPIIVRVSDINDNAPRFMNTPYEVTVPESTPVGTTIFRNIQALDKDAGVNGLVEYFISPGSVNSTDDSKYTEDGYGTFAISFPHQGQVTVAKTLDFEKIHTYYLTIVASDRARNTADRLSSTTTLTVNIADSNDLDPSFIYSGCTFVDGACINPEYSASVPAGSLLGVLTVLPERIQAVDLDTINAPIRYSFASGMPGNYDDYFQIDENTGVLKQTKAIDTSTAKKYDIIVKAEEVTPGIQRFTTAKLVIYVKPVDANPPVISSSQTEGYVDENSPIGTKVLDSQGNPISFRTTDADLSDSDPKPDYIYELTTPSFNVTSDGILIVNEDNLDRDPPAPGRFKFQVVAREPRTNAASAPLSLTVHLRDVNDNAPKLAMVPPISITAGDQSESRLVTQVNATDNDEGPNAVVTYSIYHVSNNGIQKFTINDTTGEIRTQGRLLAGEQYSITVQATDIGGLSSQAIVEVSVTPGPNTKPPRFQKPIYEIQVSEGAEINSTVTVVHADDPENDAVVYSIISGNDLRQFAVGQESGVIIVIRKLDRESLTRYQLILKAEDTGGLSSSATVNIKVTDINDKNPEFDASTLPYVFQVDEGTAQASVGVVHATDADEGINAEITYSIPTDIPFTINATSGEILTSKALDYEKTNEYKFVVTAKDGAPDARLGTASVTVMVLDLPDEVPKFSDARIDVHIPENEENFLVATVQAFDPDTMPEITYVLRKGNAELFKVSPKSGEVRTVKGLDYEAQKQHELTIGTIENDGNSPGDTVQLVVEVEDRNDLPPRFITVPDPVTVNDDQSIGTIIATLPAIDGDGTSPGNVVRYEIVGRGKAPKYFQVDPDTGAVRIRDELRKEEDTEYQVDIRAYDLGEPQLSSVAPLRVDVHHLLANGNGNDVKSDNKLESGTMMSSESIGLAFSDDSYTTSVPESTEANSTLKLIQIVNSKQSSDGPPAFKCEFVGGNEEENFNLSVADHGCHLQLIKPLDFETKTSYTLQLRLTSHRYFVNPLKDTATVEIIVQDENDNAPEFEFNRLRGQRDTFYTIITEDMDVDTTILQVRATDRDSGKFGTVRYALYDDDENRVNVPTSYFMMSEDTGVLRTARHFKNENDFPMTFLVEARDSDSQQEQGSHRTRARIVVNKLADINRMALSFPNAAPSDLRNYYTELEELLDKKTGLVSGIERMSSQKYLAKNGSVIENPSATDIWFYLIDPKTEQLLSRKDSIVETTLLEPAARSELNIALPRATAESISFPLERKDQGHTVKATAVDIDNEVFPFTLIAISLVILILGTIGIIYICISWSKYKNFKQRMRQYSSTNPTRYDPVIVNPQASNASETIANMKEYETQMLAMAVPPDVDDDLQLDFSAKNHAFSLDNVSYITHKENSNGGGGQSSPSHSDATTATIATLRRHKNLNNANNMNNNLAINNRQNTFNRTLEINTRNNANPLGSPANGALSGTLTLGRIKHQNSNHYQNGVYNIDPTGPNNLANAKNNAYSTMGRRGNTFGDVGLLNGNGELMNATLGRNGQLNNRLYGGEVPITNPLFQRSNSDHNHLSSTNENVSFGKRDYGQIGFSYLNDLDRSEVETTTEL comes from the exons ATGGCTGCCAGAAACCTCACGCCCCAGCAAGGTCTTGGGTTTTTTGGGCTTCTGATCCTACTATGCTCGGCGGTTTTGGGAAAGTCGCAGATGTGCGAAGTGGAAACTGGCCAGACAAATATCATATTGGATATAGAAGAGAGCAGAGAGAACT TCATCGGACAGCCGACCAATCCGCCAGAGCTGCCGATATTCGGGGATCCGGAGACGGAAATCGCTTTGAATTTAGTCTTCCCCAAAGGCCAGCCAACGTTTCGATTGAATGGCAAGAGACTGCAGCTCCTGGAGCCCCTCGATCGTGATGAGGAGAACCTTAGTCACATAGTGTTTCAG GTCTCCTGCACCATCCGATCGACGAACAAGAAGCGAAACATTCCCATTATTGTTCGGGTGTCGGACATAAACGACAACGCGCCGCGTTTCATGAACACGCCCTACGAGGTTACCGTTCCCGAG AGCACACCTGTGGGAACTACTATATTCCGGAATATCCAAGCTCTGGATAAGGATGCCGGCGTCAATGGTTTAGTAGAGTACTTTATCTCGCCGGGAAGTGTTAATTCCACCGATGATTCAAAATATACCGAAGATGGTTATGGTACCTTTGCCATCTCATTTCCTCACCAGGGACAG GTTACCGTGGCCAAGACCCTAGACTTTGAGAAGATACACACATACTACCTAACTATTGTGGCTTCG GATCGAGCCAGGAATACCGCGGATCGTCTCTCCTCGACCACCACACTGACGGTTAATATAGCCGATTCCAACGATTTGGATCCCTCGTTCATCTATAGCGGCTGTACCTTTGTGGACGGAGCCTGCATCAATCCGGAGTACTCGGCATCTGTGCCAGCAGGTTCCTTGCTCGGCGTGCTCACAGTCCTGCCTGAACGCATTCAGGCCGTGGATTTGGACACCATTAATGCGCCCATTCGCTATAGCTTCGCCAGTGGAATGCCAGGAAACTACGATGACTACTTCCAGATCGATGAGAATACGGGGGTGCTGAAGCAAACCAAGGCCATAGATACTTCCACGGCCAAGAAATATGACATTATAGTGAAGGCAGAGGAGGTTACACCCGGAATCCAACGATTCACCACAGCCAAGCTGGTGATCTATGTGAAGCCAGTGGATGCCAATCCCCCGGTTATCTCATCCTCCCAAACCGAGGGCTATGTGGATGAGAACTCACCCATAGGAACCAAGGTGCTGGACTCCCAAGGAAACCCTATATCGTTCCGGACCACAGATGCTGACCTGAGCGATTCTGATCCAAAGCCAGATTATATATACGAGCTAACGACCCCCTCGTTCAATGTGACCAGCGATGGCATTTTGATTGTGAACGAGGATAACCTCGATCGCGACCCGCCGGCACCGGGACGTTTCAAGTTTCAGGTGGTCGCCAGAGAGCCGCGCACCAATGCGGCCAGTGCTCCGCTAAGTCTCACGGTCCACCTCCGAGATGTCAACGATAATGCTCCCAAGCTGGCGATGGTGCCACCCATCTCCATTACAGCCGGGGATCAGAGCGAGAGTCGCCTGGTCACCCAGGTCAACGCCACCGACAACGACGAGGGCCCCAATGCCGTGGTGACCTACTCCATTTACCACGTCTCCAACAATGGCATCCAAAAGTTCACCATTAACGACACCACAGGCGAGATCAGAACCCAAGGACGCCTGTTGGCGGGCGAGCAATATAGCATCACCGTCCAGGCCACCGACATCGGCGGGCTCTCCTCGCAGGCCATTGTGGAGGTGAGTGTGACTCCGGGACCGAACACAAAGCCGCCTCGCTTCCAGAAGCCCATCTACGAGATCCAGGTGAGCGAGGGTGCGGAGATCAACTCCACGGTTACTGTGGTCCATGCCGATGATCCCGAGAACGATGCCGTCGTCTACTCCATCATATCGGGCAACGATCTTCGCCAGTTTGCTGTGGGTCAGGAGAGCGGCGTCATTATAGTAATAAGGAAATTGGATCGCGAAAGTCTAACTCGTTACCAATTGATCCTGAAGGCGGAGGACACTGGAGGTCTCTCCAGCAGCGCCACGGTTAACATAAAGGTCACGGATATTAACGACAAAAATCCCGAGTTTGATGCCTCCACCTTGCCGTATGTTTTCCAAGTGGACGAGGGAACGGCACAGGCCTCCGTGGGCGTAGTGCATGCCACCGATGCCGACGAGGGAATCAACGCAGAGATTACCTACTCCATACCGACGGATATACCATTCACTATTAATGCCACCTCCGGGGAGATCCTGACATCTAAGGCGCTGGACTATGAGAAGACAAATGAGTACAAGTTTGTGGTGACGGCCAAGGATGGGGCACCCGACGCCAGATTGGGTACGGCCAGTGTGACTGTGATGGTCCTCGACCTTCCGGACGAAGTACCCAAGTTTAGCGATGCTCGTATTGATGTACACATTCCGGAAAATGAGGAAAACTTCCTGGTGGCCACGGTTCAAGCCTTCGACCCAGACACTATGCCGGAAATTACCTATGTCCTTCGCAAGGGCAATGCGGAACTCTTCAAGGTCTCACCCAAGTCTGGAGAGGTCAGAACAGTTAAGGGACTGGATTATGAAGCCCAAAAGCAGCATGAACTCACCATCGGAACCATTGAGAATGATGGTAATTCCCCCGGAGATACTGTGCAGTTGGTGGTGGAAGTTGAGGATCGCAACGATCTGCCTCCAAGATTTATAACCGTTCCCGATCCGGTGACAGTGAACGATGACCAGAGTATAGGAACCATCATTGCCACACTACCAGCTATCGATGGCGATGGAACATCACCCGGCAATGTGGTTCGCTATGAGATCGTGGGTCGTGGCAAGGCGCCCAAGTACTTCCAAGTGGATCCCGATACAGGTGCCGTGCGCATACGCGATGAGCTACGCAAGGAGGAGGACACGGAGTACCAGGTGGACATCAGAGCCTACGATTTGGGTGAGCCACAGCTGAGTTCGGTGGCTCCACTGCGTGTAGATGTCCATCACCTTTTGgccaacggcaacggcaacgacgTCAAGTCGGATAATAAGCTGGAAAGCGGAACCATGATGAGCAGTGAAAGCATAGGCCTGGCTTTCAGCGACGACAGCTACACCACCAGTGTTCCCGAGTCAACAGAGGCGAACAGCACCTTGAAGCTTATCCAAATAGTCAACTCTAAGCAGTCGTCGGACGGACCACCGGCCTTCAAGTGCGAATTTGTGGGCGGCAATGAGGAGGAAAACTTTAACCTGAGTGTCGCCGATCACGGTTGCCACTTGCAGCTCATCAAGCCGCTGGACTTTGAGACCAAGACCTCATACACCCTTCAGCTACGCCTCACATCGCATCGGTACTTTGTAAATCCCCTAAAGGACACGGCTACCGTTGAGATAATCGTTCAGGATGAGAACGATAATGCGCCAGAGTTCGAGTTTAATCGGCTGCGCGGCCAGCGAGATACTTTCTACACCATAATCACCGAAGACATGGATGTGGACACAACCATTTTACAGGTGCGAGCCACTGACCGAGATTCCGGCAAGTTTGGAACCGTTCGATATGCCCTCTACGACGATGATGAAAATCGTGTTAATGTG cCCACCAGCTACTTCATGATGTCCGAGGATACTGGAGTCCTGCGCACGGCCAGGCATTTTAAGAATGAAAACGATTTCCCCATGACATTCTTGGTGGAGGCCCGCGATAGCGATTCGCAACAGGAACAGGGTTCCCATCGCACCCGGGCTAGGATAGTGGTCAATAAACTGGCCGATATCAATCGCATGGCTTTGTCCTTCCCGAACGCCGCTCCCAGCGATCTGCGCAACTACTACACcgagctggaggagctgctggacaAGAAGACCGGCCTTGTCAGCGGCATTGAGCGCATGAGCAGTCAAAAGTACCTGGCCAAGAATGGATCCGTGATTGAGAATCCCTCTGCCACGGATATATGGTTTTATCTCATCGATCCCAAGACGGAGCAGCTGCTGAGCCGCAAGGATAGCATTGTGGAGACCACTTTGCTGGAGCCAGCTGCCCGCTCCGAGCTGAATATTGCTCTGCCAAGGGCCACAGCTGAAAGTATATCGTTTCCGCTTGAGAGAAAAGATCAAGGTCATACG GTCAAAGCCACTGCTGTAGATATTGATAACGAAGTCTTCCCTTTCACCCTGATTGCAATATCACTTGTTATACTTATTTTGGGCACCATAggcattatttatatatgcatTTCTTGGTCAAA ataCAAAAATTTCAAGCAACGCATGCGCCAGTACTCCTCCACGAACCCCACTCGCTACGATCCCGTGATTGTCAATCCACAGGCCTCGAATGCCAGCGAAACCATAGCCAATATGAAGGAGTACGAGACCCAGATGCTGGCCATGGCCGTACCCCCAGACGTAGATGATGATCTGCAGCTGGACTTCAGTGCCAAGAACCATGCCTTCTCTCTGGACAATGTCAGCTACATAACGCACAAGGAGAACTCTAATGGCGGTGGCGGTCAGTCCAGTCCATCTCATTCGGACGCCACAACGGCCACAATTGCCACCTTACGGCGGCACAAGAACCTCAATAATGCCAACAATATGAACAACAATTTGGCCATAAACAACCGGCAGAACACCTTTAATCGCACTCTCGAGATCAACACCCGGAACAATGCCAATCCCCTGGGATCTCCTGCAAACGGTGCTCTTTCTGGGACTCTGACTTTGGGCAGGATCAAGCATCAGAATAGTAATCATTACCAGAATGGGGTGTACAATATAGATCCCACGGGGCCCAACAATCTGGCCAATGCCAAAAATAACGCTTATAGCACGATGGGCAGGCGAGGAAATACATTCGGCGACGTGGGATTGCTCAATGGCAACGGAGAACTGATGAATGCTACCTTGGGTCGGAACGGTCAGCTCAACAACAGGCTTTATGGCGGAGAAGTGCCCATCACCAATCCGCTGTTTCAAAg ATCCAATTCCGATCACAATCACCTGAGCAGCACAAACGAGAATGTGTCCTTTGGCAAGAGAGACTATGGTCAAATAGGCTTCTCGTATCTGAACGATTTGGATCGCTCGGAGGTGGAAACTACAACGGAACTATAA
- the dgt1 gene encoding KAT8 regulatory NSL complex subunit 2 isoform X2 — translation MASFSPNQLRQCARFSGTACTPEKEQQLRDQIHSELAKIKYCANPTYECSLMRVEGHEYCIRHILRDPRSNYRQCTHVYANGRKCINAVPKFDNKKELILTTLCFEHNRQSQLQKTHVAVGRVRKLVETNETLLNSLSSHINVEGINPEPLKTEPDDDEIDVVSPHVTPFDSQDHRNSIGDIVDAARKRRRILDYASDSSSNDDDPPCIRNTAQDIEFNESDYESIDSEDDDPLKHAGVYTRAEAVRVAESKLIKLQGLYREQISHLQNVLKQRRRKYLHDIRREREIYCSIHDQLKETPHERKLYDQLKALNTYHRRQGMEAVLYKKLKEKRAKDTLYASKSSSNPKCVFTEGGVKCGERTLPCCKHCRKHILEDKRQVLFRACGVERSGVVCQEPVTSILEDSNCVLHLTVAPAKRQYIQKKCESETEEDDTTTTSASTSVPIKTEPKDNVSPVSNVTTAHGKDNKDGIKLIEPV, via the exons ATGGCAAGTTTTTCGCCAAACCAACTGCGGCAGTGCGCACGCTTTTCCGGCACTGCCTGCACGccggagaaggagcagcagctgcgcgACCAAATCCACAGCGAGCTGGCCAAGATCAAGTACTGCGCCAATCCCACGTACGAGTGCAGCCTGATGAGGGTCGAGGGACATGAGTACTGCATCCGGCACATTCTGCGCGATCCGCGCTCCAACTACCGCCAGTGCACGCATGTCTATGCGAATGGCCGGAAGTGCATCAATGCGGTGCCCAAGTTTGACAACAAGAAGGAACTGATACTGACGACGCTGTGCTTCGAGCACAACCGCCAGTCGCAGCTGCAGAAGACGCACGTGGCTGTTGGACGCGTACGCAAACTAGTGGAAACCAACGAGACGCTGCTGAACAGCCTGTCGTCGCACATCAATGTGGAGGGCATTAACCCGGAGCCGCTAAAAACAGAGCCCGATGATGATGAAATAGATGTGGTTTCGCCACACGTTACCCCCTTTG ATTCCCAAGATCATCGCAACAGCATTGGCGATATTGTGGATGCAGCGCGCAAGCGTCGTCGCATCCTGGACTATGCTTCTGATAGCTCCAGCAACGACGACGATCCGCCCTGCATTAGGAACACCGCTCAGGATATTGAGTTCAATGAGTCGGACTACGAGAGCATCGATTCGGAAGATGATGATCCACTAAA ACATGCTGGCGTCTATACGCGAGCCGAGGCCGTCCGTGTGGCCGAGTCCAAGTTGATTAAGCTGCAGGGCCTCTACCGCGAGCAGATCTCCCACCTTCAGAACGTCCTGAAGCAACGTCGTCGCAAGTACTTGCACGATATACGCCGCGAGCGAGAGATTTATT GCAGCATCCACGACCAGCTGAAGGAAACGCCGCACGAGCGTAAGCTGTACGACCAGTTAAAGGCTCTGAACACGTACCATCGTCGCCAGGGCATGGAGGCGGTGCTCTACAAGAAACTAAAGGAGAAACGAGCCAAGGACACCCTGTACGCTTCCAAGTCGTCGAGCAACCCCAAGTGCGTGTTCACCGAGGGCGGCGTCAAGTGCGGCGAACGAACGCTGCCTTGCTGCAAGCACTGCCGCAAGCATATACTGGAGGATAAGCGTCAGGTCCTCTTCCGGGCTTGCGGCGTGGAGCGGAGTGGTGTTGTCTGCCAGGAGCCGGTGACCAGTATTCTCGAAGATTCCAATTGCGTGCTACACCTGACCGTGGCGCCGGCCAAGCGCCAGTATATCCAAAAG AAATGCGAGTCCGAGACCGAAGAGGACGACACCACCACCACGTCTGCCAGTACGAGTGTCCCAATAAAAACAGAGCCCAAAGACAATGTCAGCCCAGTCTCTAACGTCACCACAGCCCATGGCAAGGATAACAAGGATGGAATTAAACTCATAGAGCCCGTATAA
- the dgt1 gene encoding KAT8 regulatory NSL complex subunit 2 isoform X1, with translation MASFSPNQLRQCARFSGTACTPEKEQQLRDQIHSELAKIKYCANPTYECSLMRVEGHEYCIRHILRDPRSNYRQCTHVYANGRKCINAVPKFDNKKELILTTLCFEHNRQSQLQKTHVAVGRVRKLVETNETLLNSLSSHINVEGINPEPLKTEPDDDEIDVVSPHVTPFDSQDHRNSIGDIVDAARKRRRILDYASDSSSNDDDPPCIRNTAQDIEFNESDYESIDSEDDDPLKHAGVYTRAEAVRVAESKLIKLQGLYREQISHLQNVLKQRRRKYLHDIRREREIYCSIHDQLKETPHERKLYDQLKALNTYHRRQGMEAVLYKKLKEKRAKDTLYASKSSSNPKCVFTEGGVKCGERTLPCCKHCRKHILEDKRQVLFRACGVERSGVVCQEPVTSILEDSNCVLHLTVAPAKRQYIQKFYELPSTPPLESIFAAGRGGDNLVGEEPPVSIEQQPAEGGDDLDLDFANGIFDFDLDTAGDLANSLDDDIFLNLDADLGLAFDNQSLIGLGSDQEVDEEPSPEAVSPTEALDQDNFNASPLDLNPIAFQDNSELNYQVIDETDTNVNEVLRMLEGIQNMPWFDALLNQ, from the exons ATGGCAAGTTTTTCGCCAAACCAACTGCGGCAGTGCGCACGCTTTTCCGGCACTGCCTGCACGccggagaaggagcagcagctgcgcgACCAAATCCACAGCGAGCTGGCCAAGATCAAGTACTGCGCCAATCCCACGTACGAGTGCAGCCTGATGAGGGTCGAGGGACATGAGTACTGCATCCGGCACATTCTGCGCGATCCGCGCTCCAACTACCGCCAGTGCACGCATGTCTATGCGAATGGCCGGAAGTGCATCAATGCGGTGCCCAAGTTTGACAACAAGAAGGAACTGATACTGACGACGCTGTGCTTCGAGCACAACCGCCAGTCGCAGCTGCAGAAGACGCACGTGGCTGTTGGACGCGTACGCAAACTAGTGGAAACCAACGAGACGCTGCTGAACAGCCTGTCGTCGCACATCAATGTGGAGGGCATTAACCCGGAGCCGCTAAAAACAGAGCCCGATGATGATGAAATAGATGTGGTTTCGCCACACGTTACCCCCTTTG ATTCCCAAGATCATCGCAACAGCATTGGCGATATTGTGGATGCAGCGCGCAAGCGTCGTCGCATCCTGGACTATGCTTCTGATAGCTCCAGCAACGACGACGATCCGCCCTGCATTAGGAACACCGCTCAGGATATTGAGTTCAATGAGTCGGACTACGAGAGCATCGATTCGGAAGATGATGATCCACTAAA ACATGCTGGCGTCTATACGCGAGCCGAGGCCGTCCGTGTGGCCGAGTCCAAGTTGATTAAGCTGCAGGGCCTCTACCGCGAGCAGATCTCCCACCTTCAGAACGTCCTGAAGCAACGTCGTCGCAAGTACTTGCACGATATACGCCGCGAGCGAGAGATTTATT GCAGCATCCACGACCAGCTGAAGGAAACGCCGCACGAGCGTAAGCTGTACGACCAGTTAAAGGCTCTGAACACGTACCATCGTCGCCAGGGCATGGAGGCGGTGCTCTACAAGAAACTAAAGGAGAAACGAGCCAAGGACACCCTGTACGCTTCCAAGTCGTCGAGCAACCCCAAGTGCGTGTTCACCGAGGGCGGCGTCAAGTGCGGCGAACGAACGCTGCCTTGCTGCAAGCACTGCCGCAAGCATATACTGGAGGATAAGCGTCAGGTCCTCTTCCGGGCTTGCGGCGTGGAGCGGAGTGGTGTTGTCTGCCAGGAGCCGGTGACCAGTATTCTCGAAGATTCCAATTGCGTGCTACACCTGACCGTGGCGCCGGCCAAGCGCCAGTATATCCAAAAG TTTTATGAACTACCAAGCACACCGCCGCTAGAAAGTATCTTTGCTGCTGGCCGCGGTGGTGACAATTTAGTTGGAGAAGAGCCACCGGTTAGCATTGAGCAGCAGCCAGCTGAGGGCGGTGatgacttggacttggactttgCCAATGGCATCTTCGACTTTGATCTCGATACGGCCGGAGATTTGGCAAATTCCCTCGACGACGATATATTTCTCAATTTGGACGCTGATCTCGGCTTGGCCTTTGACAACCAAAGCTTGATCGGCTTGGGCTCTGACCAGGAGGTCGATGAAGAGCCCAGTCCCGAAGCAGTCAGTCCCACCGAAGCTCTCGATCAAGACAACTTTAATGCAAGCCCCTTAGACCTAAACCCAATAGCTTTTCAAGACAATTCCGAACTGAATTATCAAGTCATAGACGAGACCGATACCAATGTTAACGAGGTGTTGCGAATGCTCGAGGGCATTCAGAACATGCCTTGGTTCGATGCCCTACTGAACCAGTAA
- the LOC108073300 gene encoding uncharacterized protein isoform X1: MVGKNFKALSHFHRLTEYIVQCKHCDKTLSSKHTSSNLTRHLIRNHKLLARTIFAGEEGKMLAELKDELDASVSEDLSMELQEVEGETKSAVRTIIGGKHEHLERHSHESEMRNKVIGKNNKLWAHFIRISEFMAKCKHCGKTLSSKHSSSNLMRHIVRRHNNLAKTLNHSHHHLMTPKNEVFAGLERRQLSDPLEKVNFDDVDSIIEKVADHLDDEVTSISLQEPFYEYVVDSSDNAVVDTRQDDPDPEPEPEPEPGDLHNLMAADTASLAESTTQLEEKLKAETIYYNEMAELARAKRRLIDLQTKKLLLDMNVVDN; this comes from the exons ATGGTCGGGAAGAACTTCAAGGCCCTGTCGCACTTTCACCGCCTCACCGAGTACATAGTACAGTGCAAGCATTGCGACAAGACGCTCTCCTCCAAACACACCTCGTCCAACCTGACCCGCCATCTCATCCGCAACCACAAGCTGCTGGCCCGCACGATTTTCGCCGGCGAGGAGGGTAAAATGCTCGCGGAGCTCAAGGACGAGCTGGATGCATCTGTTTCTGAGGACTTGAGCATGGAATTGCAGGAGGTCGAGGGCGAGACGAAGAGTGCGGTCCGCACGATCATTGGCGGAAAGCATGAGCATCTGGAGCGGCACAGCCACGAGTCCGAGATGCGAAACAAGGTGATTGGAAAGAACAACAAGCTGTGGGCGCACTTCATCCGTATCTCGGAGTTCATGGCCAAGTGCAAGCACTGCGGTAAGACGCTCTCATCGAAGCACTCCTCCTCCAACCTGATGCGCCACATTGTGCGGCGCCACAACAACCTGGCCAAGACACTCAACCACTCGCACCATCACCTAATGACGCCCAAGAACGAGGTGTTCGCCGGCCTGGAGCGAAGACAGCTGTCGGATCCGCTGGAAAAGGTCAACTTTGACGATGTGGACAGCATCATTGAGAAGGTGGCGGACCACCTGGATGACGAG GTTACCTCGATCTCGCTGCAGGAACCCTTCTACGAGTACGTGGTGGACAGCTCGGACAACGCGGTTGTGGACACCCGGCAGgacgatcccgatcccgagcCGGAGCCTGAGCCTGAGCCAGGAGACCTGCACAACCTTATGGCCGCAGACACCGCGTCGCTGGCGGAATCCACCACGCAGCTGGAAGAGAAGCTAAAGGCGGAAACGATATACTACAATGAGATGGCCGAGCTGGCAAGGGCCAAGCGCCGGCTCATCGATCTGCAGACCAAGAAGCTGCTGCTTGACATGAATGTGGTGGATAATTAA
- the LOC108073300 gene encoding uncharacterized protein isoform X2, with protein MVGKNFKALSHFHRLTEYIVQCKHCDKTLSSKHTSSNLTRHLIRNHKLLARTIFAGEEGKMLAELKDELDASVSEDLSMELQEVEGETKSAVRTIIGGKHEHLERHSHESEMRNKVIGKNNKLWAHFIRISEFMAKCKHCGKTLSSKHSSSNLMRHIVRRHNNLAKTLNHSHHHLMTPKNEVFAGLERRQLSDPLEKVNFDDVDSIIEKVADHLDDEEPFYEYVVDSSDNAVVDTRQDDPDPEPEPEPEPGDLHNLMAADTASLAESTTQLEEKLKAETIYYNEMAELARAKRRLIDLQTKKLLLDMNVVDN; from the exons ATGGTCGGGAAGAACTTCAAGGCCCTGTCGCACTTTCACCGCCTCACCGAGTACATAGTACAGTGCAAGCATTGCGACAAGACGCTCTCCTCCAAACACACCTCGTCCAACCTGACCCGCCATCTCATCCGCAACCACAAGCTGCTGGCCCGCACGATTTTCGCCGGCGAGGAGGGTAAAATGCTCGCGGAGCTCAAGGACGAGCTGGATGCATCTGTTTCTGAGGACTTGAGCATGGAATTGCAGGAGGTCGAGGGCGAGACGAAGAGTGCGGTCCGCACGATCATTGGCGGAAAGCATGAGCATCTGGAGCGGCACAGCCACGAGTCCGAGATGCGAAACAAGGTGATTGGAAAGAACAACAAGCTGTGGGCGCACTTCATCCGTATCTCGGAGTTCATGGCCAAGTGCAAGCACTGCGGTAAGACGCTCTCATCGAAGCACTCCTCCTCCAACCTGATGCGCCACATTGTGCGGCGCCACAACAACCTGGCCAAGACACTCAACCACTCGCACCATCACCTAATGACGCCCAAGAACGAGGTGTTCGCCGGCCTGGAGCGAAGACAGCTGTCGGATCCGCTGGAAAAGGTCAACTTTGACGATGTGGACAGCATCATTGAGAAGGTGGCGGACCACCTGGATGACGAG GAACCCTTCTACGAGTACGTGGTGGACAGCTCGGACAACGCGGTTGTGGACACCCGGCAGgacgatcccgatcccgagcCGGAGCCTGAGCCTGAGCCAGGAGACCTGCACAACCTTATGGCCGCAGACACCGCGTCGCTGGCGGAATCCACCACGCAGCTGGAAGAGAAGCTAAAGGCGGAAACGATATACTACAATGAGATGGCCGAGCTGGCAAGGGCCAAGCGCCGGCTCATCGATCTGCAGACCAAGAAGCTGCTGCTTGACATGAATGTGGTGGATAATTAA
- the RpS8 gene encoding small ribosomal subunit protein eS8: protein MGISRDSAHKRRATGGKRKSLRKKRKFELGRPAANTKLGSSRVHSVRTRGGNSKLRALRLETGNFAWASEGVARKTRIADVVYNASNNELVRTKTLVKNSIVVIDATPFRQWYESHYVLPLGRKRNPKHAQKEDENDVLTKKRSEKVMKKYLERQKYGKVEQALEDQFTSGRILACISSRPGQCGRSDGYILEGKELEFYLKKIKSKK from the exons ATGG GTATCAGCCGTGATAGTGCACACAAGCGTCGCGCCACTGGAGGCAAGCGCAAGTCGCTCCGCAAGAAGCGCAAGTTCGAGTTGGGCCGCCCCGCCGCCAACACCAAG CTTGGCTCCAGCCGCGTGCACAGTGTGCGCACCCGTGGTGGCAACTCCAAGCTGCGCGCTCTGCGCCTGGAGACCGGCAACTTTGCCTGGGCTTCTGAGGGTGTCGCCCGCAAGACCCGTATCGCCGATGTTGTGTACAACGCCTCCAACAACGAGCTGGTGCGCACCAAGACTCTGGTGAAGAACAGCATTGTGGTGATCGATGCCACGCCATTCCGTCAGTGGTACGAgtcccactacgtgctgcccCTGGGACGCAAGCGTAACCCGAAGCATGCCCAGAAGGAGGACGAGAACGACGTGCTGACCAAGAAGCGCAGCGAAAAGGTGATGAAGAAGTACCTGGAGCGCCAGAAGTACGGCAAGGTCGAGCAGGCCCTGGAGGATCAGTTCACTTCCGGTCGCATCTTGG CTTGCATTTCTTCCCGCCCTGGACAGTGCGGCCGCTCTGACGGCTACATTCTGGAAGGCAAGGAGTTGGAATTCTACCTTAAGAAGATCAAGTCTAAGAAATAA